A portion of the Glycine max cultivar Williams 82 chromosome 10, Glycine_max_v4.0, whole genome shotgun sequence genome contains these proteins:
- the LOC100815527 gene encoding nuclear pore complex protein NUP1, translating to MATEEKEKGYEGGAGGKFRKRPFRSRIQTTPYDRPPTSLRNPSRKNNNGWLSKLVDPAQRLITYSAHSLFSSLFRKRLPPPPSSETEQEARNNHLEDAVFVTNNNSSGTQQGPVGGSDAQINCSDRGGLTELEKLLKQKTFTRSEIDHLTALMRSRTVNAPVKEEVKGTEMVPSEPMLLSGIKEYPKTPALENGTKNGLVVTPHASSFPVEDVASPAELAKSYMGSRPSKVSSSILGMQTLALREDPTLVNSENVPLKSPIMSIVPRATRHAAVHENGFVTSRSRGRSAIYNMARTPYARIYPTSTLKGGGCAVEGEPSSSSQFALNHDVRSGSKLGSVKRRSSVLDNDIGSGGPFRQIRQKSNILYSKGSCSPISGSSSSVARSGMVMDAALQPLSSMQKSAKENVDGIIPSSSLPSLPSKSSEVASKILHQLDKLVSPKEKSSELRLPIVNGNSPTKLSPSMLRGQALRSMEMVDSSKLLDGVHGNKLDGPFGNFSASAQNQKSNSQRDKVENGPLKLVAPSTGLIPLVTAVDATHPRNQVLYSAKSGDSFVIKSVSDPPPKKRAFHMSAHEDCLDLDDDAYLNRAVSSFSPVEKEMTSSTAVMGKTTSGIEAIALENPSALSVIMPPKSSIVDGEAHVGTADESRVGEKVDASTSMTSSILDPTFKPFTAATQTSFGFDKPASPNGSIVKPSFTFGDKVISLTEFMAPGAPSKDITKSGPIFGLEKVVSSKEPVADAPLVDFGSNKNVNKVPSTPFTAASSVVGESPFLKFGASFDSKLGSSISSTTVAGVTGSMPKVRESDNGNTETNKDTGSSVRASELAITSAASTLLTSSKSIFNFGHNSNQNNGSLLSSTSFSSFPPPVSNNFTSQNISSSSSAATSSGISATGNSTSMATISPATIASSNSCFSTPVVASSSSAISFFKFGSSPVQSAGLPVSSSGSEPPETKSRQDAGISGLSSTAFGASSGIFGFSSSAMTTVNSQSQSSAFGASSGSVLGAQTSFTSGFATSTQTQSVSFGSSASSSSFGLTGNPPFSSSRSSFPSSSPTASAAFPSGSSMFPSSSPATNVFNSGTSFGLDTSASSSAVNSVSSNSGPSSTLFGSSWQPSKSPFGSTFTSSSSSGFSFGGTSTVSVTSASSPSMFLSTSSASTPQFSFTPAAASTSTQPAFGSPNPAFAFGSAPVNNGEMSMEDSMAEDTGLATPPATAVYSQQPAPVQSNFLFGASTPSGGSPFQFGSQQNIAPLNPSPFQASGSLGGSFSLGTGGGDKSARRIVKVKHKPRKK from the exons ATGGCGacggaagagaaagagaagggatACGAAGGGGGAGCAGGAGGGAAGTTTCGGAAACGCCCCTTCCGCAGCAGGATCCAAACGACGCCGTACGATCGGCCCCCAACGTCCCTCAGAAACCCTAGCAGGAAGAACAACAATGGTTGGTTGTCGAAGCTGGTGGATCCCGCTCAGAGGCTCATCACTTACAGCGCTCACTCTCTCTTCTCCTCGCTTTTCCGCAAGCGCCTTCCTCCACCACCTTCTTCAG AGACGGAACAGGAAGCGAGGAACAATCATCTGGAAGATGCCGTCTTT GTTACAAACAACAATTCCTCTGGCACACAGCAAGGACCTGTTGGCGGAAGTGATGCTCAAATTAATTGTTCTGACAGGGGTGGATTAACTGAACTTGAGAAACTATTAAAGCAGAAGACTTTCACCAG ATCTGAGATTGATCATTTGACAGCACTTATGCGTTCAAGAACTGTCAATGCACCTGTCAAGGAAGAAGTAAAGGGGACAGAAATGGTTCCCTCAGAACCAATGTTGCTGAGTGGAATAAAGGAATATCCCAAAACACCTGCACTAGAAAATGGAACTAAAAATGGTCTTGTTGTAACCCCACATGCTTCAAGT TTTCCTGTTGAGGATGTTGCTTCACCTGCGGAGCTTGCAAAGTCTTACATGGGGAGCAGGCCTTCCAAGGTATCCTCTTCAATTTTAGGCATGCAAACTCTTGCACTCAGGGAGGATCCAACTCTTGTAAACAGTGAAAACGTTCCTCTGAAATCCCCTATTATGTCCATTGTGCCAAGGGCTACTAGACATGCTGCAGTTCATGAAAATGGTTTTGTGACCTCAAGATCTCGTGGCAGATCTGCAATATATAATATGGCTCGAACACCATATGCCAGAATTTATCCAACATCCACTCTCAAG GGTGGGGGGTGTGCTGTTGAAGGTGAGCCATCATCTTCAAGTCAGTTTGCATTGAATCATGACGTGCGTTCAGGATCTAAACTAGGG TCTGTAAAACGTAGAAGTTCAGTATTGGATAATGATATAGGATCTGGTGGTCCTTTTCGGCAAATTCGTCAGAAGTCTAATATTCTATATTCTAAAGGCTCATGCTCACCTATTTCTGGTAGCTCTTCATCTGTTGCTAGGAGCGGAATGGTTATGGATGCTGCTCTGCAACCCTTGTCTTCCATGCAGAAGTCTGCAAAAGAAAATGTGGATGGCATTATACCTAGTTCGAGCTTACCCTCTTTACCCTCAAAATCCAGTGAAGTGGCCTCAAAAATACTACATCAACTTGATAAGTTGGTTTctccaaaagaaaaatcatcTGAATTAAGGCTACCAATTGTGAATGGTAATTCACCAACAAAGTTGTCGCCTTCCATGTTACGTGGACAGGCACTTAGAAGCATGGAAATGGTAGATTCGTCAAAATTGCTAGACGGTGTACATGGTAATAAATTAGATGGCCCATTTGGAAATTTTTCAGCTAGTGCTCAAAATCAGAAGTCAAATTCTCAGAGAGATAAAGTTGAAAATGGTCCATTGAAGCTTGTTGCTCCTTCCACTGGATTAATTCCACTTGTAACAGCTGTGGATGCTACACACCCAAGGAATCAAGTCTTGTATAGTGCAAAATCTGGGGATTCTTTTGTGATAAAATCTGTTTCTGACCCTCCACCAAAGAAGAGGGCATTCCATATGAGTGCACATGAG GATTGTCTGGATCTGGATGATGATGCTTATCTAAATAGAGCtgtctcttctttttctcctgTTGAGAAAGAAATGACAAGCTCCACTGCTGTGATGGGGAAAACTACTTCTGGTATTGAAGCAATTGCACTGGAGAATCCATCGGCATTATCTGTAATAATGCCACCTAAAAGTTCTATAGTAGATGGTGAGGCTCATGTTGGGACTGCCGATGAGTCTAGGGTTGGTGAGAAAGTTGATGCATCTACCTCTATGACATCATCTATCCTTGATCCAACCTTCAAGCCATTTACAGCAGCTACACAAACAAGTTTTGGTTTTGACAAGCCTGCTTCACCAAATGGATCAATTGTTAAACCTTCCTTTACTTTTGGGGATAAAGTGATTTCGTTGACAGAGTTTATGGCTCCTGGTGCTCCATCAAAGGACATAACCAAATCTGGTCCAATATTTGGATTGGAAAAAGTTGTTTCATCAAAGGAGCCTGTTGCTGATGCTCCATTGGTGGACTTTGGCTCCAACAAAAATGTTAACAAGGTTCCATCAACGCCATTTACTGCTGCATCATCAGTTGTTGGTGAATCCCCTTTTCTGAAATTTGGTGCTTCTTTTGACTCAAAGCTGGGAAGTTCAATTAG CTCTACTACTGTTGCTGGTGTGACTGGTTCTATGCCAAAAGTTCGTGAATCTGATAATGGCAATACTGAAACTAATAAAGATACTGGATCTTCTGTTAGGGCATCAGAACTAGCTATTACATCTGCTGCATCAACATTGTTGACATCATCCAAGAGTATATTCAATTTTGGCCACAATTCGAATCAAAATAACGGGTCTCTTCTTTCAAgcacttcattttcttcttttccacctcctgtatcaaataattttaccaGTCAGAATATATCTAGTTCATCATCTGCTGCCACAAGCAGTGGCATTAGTGCCACTGGAAATTCTACTAGCATGGCAACTATCTCACCTGCCACAATTGCATCTAGTAATAGTTGTTTCTCTACCCCAGTGGTGGCATCCTCATCGTCAgcaatttccttttttaaatttgGATCCTCTCCTGTCCAATCAGCAGGTTTACCTGTGTCATCTTCTGGTTCAGAACCACCAGAAACTAAAAGCAGACAGGATGCAGGAATCAGTGGTCTTAGCAGCACTGCATTTGGTGCTAGCAGTGGTATTTTTGGCTTCAGCTCTTCAGCAATGACAACTGTAAATAGCCAGTCTCAGAGTTCTGCCTTTGGTGCTAGCAGTGGTTCTGTGCTTGGTGCCCAGACTTCATTTACCAGTGGGTTTGCAACTTCTACTCAGACCCAGTCAGTCTCATTTGGTTCATCTGCATCATCCTCATCATTTGGGTTGACCGGGAACCCACCTTTTTCTTCGAGCAGGTCTTCATTTCCTTCGTCCAGCCCTACAGCAAGTGCAGCTTTTCCTTCTGGGAGTTCGATGTTTCCTTCTTCGAGTCCTGCCACAAATGTTTTCAATTCTGGCACATCTTTTGGACTTGACACGTCTGCTTCCTCTTCAGCTGTCAACTCTGTGAGCTCCAATAGTGGCCCAAGTTCTACTTTATTTGGATCTAGTTGGCAGCCCAGCAAGTCTCCATTTGGTTCTACATTTACTTCATCATCGTCATCTGGGTTTTCCTTCGGAGGAACATCCACTGTTTCTGTTACTTCTGCCAGTTCACCCTCGATGTTTTTATCAACCTCCAGTGCATCAACTCCTCAATTCTCATTCACTCCGGCAGCAGCCTCTACCTCCACGCAGCCTGCTTTTGGAAGTCCTAATCCTGCCTTCGCATTCGGTTCAGCTCCTGTTAATAATGGTGAGATGAGTATGGAGGACAGTATGGCTGAGGATACAGGTCTAGCAACTCCACCTGCGACTGCTGTATACAGTCAGCAACCTGCCCCAgttcaatcaaattttttatttggagcATCGACTCCATCAGGAGGCAGTCCTTTCCAGTTTGGTAGTCAACAGAATATTGCTCCACTGAACCCTTCTCCTTTTCAGGCTTCTGGCAGTCTAGGAGGGAGTTTCTCATTGGGCACAGGTGGAGGTGACAAATCTGCTAGAAGAATTGTGAAAGTTAAACATAAACCCCGCAAGAAGTAG